One Ricinus communis isolate WT05 ecotype wild-type chromosome 7, ASM1957865v1, whole genome shotgun sequence genomic region harbors:
- the LOC8264969 gene encoding uncharacterized protein LOC8264969 isoform X4 — protein MAEYTASTSCVKLHMWRSCVKEKGISLIQNSQTPKRKYSQGSCKVFHFPPRKTCSTGLSYMKASPYTRESYLRYRCLGSLVDPDGVTASDLVAISDQLLLVASIALTYMAGVIPNKSSNYTSLGNFLDDDMVRESVTMSSGSVKNNDNPVNSKYAWDAVKEKLLDSLDTLEHKNNLRSRFLEVEQHQAKRPLSLYAVSEGPKLRLLWASFKHLEDEAGTVTVFFLFLFHLLVNNVLGDYEALTLDDWLNKFPDIIRKSCNHVSISWLLEELRLENKKQDEAIVSLMIQKLKGDETILQNIRKSGKEDLYAELLYFLRFGSLRKNCCYDQSLFSAHGDSILEDLVIALADGVASVYLELISVDGNLSNEMSDLGMIMCNLSTRALQRLRNEVSLNQWLYQNLEAVVSMYEDRFDLCTLQSKVAKEPSQSQTENSGWWQKLTRRQSGTLPSLSYVVISQFSMPVKRTRELRALTGWRYYFSLYLELFDITMPLIRAVIEKVSSAISFFLVTLIGRSLGLIYTGIRQSLRWK, from the exons ATGGCAGAATATACAGCTTCAACATCATGTGTTAAGCTGCATATGTGGAGAAGCTGTGTCAAGGAGAAAGGCATTTCTTTGATCCAAAATTCACAGACACCAAAGAG GAAGTATTCCCAAGGAAGCTGCAAAGTTTTCCACTTCCCTCCTCGAAAAACATGCAGCACTGGACTTTCATATATGAAAGCAAGTCCCTATACCAGAGAATCTTACTTAAGGTATAGATGCTTGGGATCTTTGGTGGACCCTGATGGTGTGACGGCGTCTGATCTGGTTGCTATTAGTGACCAGTTACTTCTGGTGGCCAGCATAGCGCTTACATACATGGCAGGAGTCATTCCTAATAAGAGTTCTAATTACACTTCATTGGGGAATTTCTTGGATGACGATATGGTCCGTGAAAGTGTAACAATGTCTTCTGGTAG TGTTAAGAATAATGATAATCCTGTCAATTCAAAGTATGCTTGGGATGCAGTAAAGGAAAAACTTTTGGATTCTCTTGATACTCTAGAACACAAGAACAATCTGAGAAGCAGATTCCTCGAAGTTGAGCAACATCAGGCTAAGCGGCCACTAAGTTTGTATGCTGTATCTGAGGGTCCCAAGTTGCGATTACTTTGGGCTTCTTTTAAGCATCTTGAGGATGAGGCAGGCACTGTCactgttttctttctttttctttttcatttactG GTGAATAATGTTCTAGGTGATTATGAGGCTCTTACTTTGGATGATTGGTTAAATAAGTTTCCTGATATTATTCGGAAGTCCTGTAACCATGTATCCATTTCTTGGCTATTAGAGGAACTTCGCCTTGAAAACAAGAAACAGGATGAG GCAATTGTCTCTTTGATGATTCAGAAGTTAAAGGGAGATGAAACTATTTTGCAGAACATAAGAAAGTCAGGCAAGGAAGATCTTTATGCTGAATTATTATACTTTCTCAGATTTGGTTCTCTCAG GAAGAATTGTTGTTATGATCAGAGCTTGTTTTCTGCGCATGGAGATTCCATATTGGAAGATTTGGTGATTGCTTTAGCAGACGGCGTGGCCAGTGTTTATTTGGAGCTTATTTCTGTTGATGGGAACTTGTCAAATGAAATGAGTGACCTGGGCATGATTATGTGTAATTTGTCAACTCGAGCACTTCAGAGATTGCGCAATGAG GTGTCTTTGAATCAATGGTTGTATCAAAACTTGGAGGCAGTGGTATCAATGTATGAGGATCGATTTGATCTATGCACTCTACAGTCCAAAGTCGCTAAGGAACCAAGTCAGAGTCAGACTGAAAATTCTGGTTGGTGGCAGAAGCTTACTCGAAGACAATCTGGAACACTACCGTCATTATCATATGTTGTCATAAGCCAGTTCTCTATGCCAGTAAAGCGGACCAGGGAATTAAGGGCTTTGACAGGGTG GCGATACTACTTCAGTCTATACCttgaattatttgatattaccATGCCGCTGATTAGAGCTGTCATTGAAAAAGTTAGCAGTGCGATCTCATTCTTTCTAGTTACCTTGATTGGGAGGTCATTAGGACTTATCTATACCGGAATCAGGCAGTCCTTGAGATGGAAGTGA
- the LOC8264969 gene encoding uncharacterized protein LOC8264969 isoform X3, with amino-acid sequence MAEYTASTSCVKLHMWRSCVKEKGISLIQNSQTPKSRKYSQGSCKVFHFPPRKTCSTGLSYMKASPYTRESYLRYRCLGSLVDPDGVTASDLVAISDQLLLVASIALTYMAGVIPNKSSNYTSLGNFLDDDMVRESVTMSSGSVKNNDNPVNSKYAWDAVKEKLLDSLDTLEHKNNLRSRFLEVEQHQAKRPLSLYAVSEGPKLRLLWASFKHLEDEAGTVTVFFLFLFHLLVNNVLGDYEALTLDDWLNKFPDIIRKSCNHVSISWLLEELRLENKKQDEAIVSLMIQKLKGDETILQNIRKSGKEDLYAELLYFLRFGSLRKNCCYDQSLFSAHGDSILEDLVIALADGVASVYLELISVDGNLSNEMSDLGMIMCNLSTRALQRLRNEVSLNQWLYQNLEAVVSMYEDRFDLCTLQSKVAKEPSQSQTENSGWWQKLTRRQSGTLPSLSYVVISQFSMPVKRTRELRALTGWRYYFSLYLELFDITMPLIRAVIEKVSSAISFFLVTLIGRSLGLIYTGIRQSLRWK; translated from the exons ATGGCAGAATATACAGCTTCAACATCATGTGTTAAGCTGCATATGTGGAGAAGCTGTGTCAAGGAGAAAGGCATTTCTTTGATCCAAAATTCACAGACACCAAAGAG CAGGAAGTATTCCCAAGGAAGCTGCAAAGTTTTCCACTTCCCTCCTCGAAAAACATGCAGCACTGGACTTTCATATATGAAAGCAAGTCCCTATACCAGAGAATCTTACTTAAGGTATAGATGCTTGGGATCTTTGGTGGACCCTGATGGTGTGACGGCGTCTGATCTGGTTGCTATTAGTGACCAGTTACTTCTGGTGGCCAGCATAGCGCTTACATACATGGCAGGAGTCATTCCTAATAAGAGTTCTAATTACACTTCATTGGGGAATTTCTTGGATGACGATATGGTCCGTGAAAGTGTAACAATGTCTTCTGGTAG TGTTAAGAATAATGATAATCCTGTCAATTCAAAGTATGCTTGGGATGCAGTAAAGGAAAAACTTTTGGATTCTCTTGATACTCTAGAACACAAGAACAATCTGAGAAGCAGATTCCTCGAAGTTGAGCAACATCAGGCTAAGCGGCCACTAAGTTTGTATGCTGTATCTGAGGGTCCCAAGTTGCGATTACTTTGGGCTTCTTTTAAGCATCTTGAGGATGAGGCAGGCACTGTCactgttttctttctttttctttttcatttactG GTGAATAATGTTCTAGGTGATTATGAGGCTCTTACTTTGGATGATTGGTTAAATAAGTTTCCTGATATTATTCGGAAGTCCTGTAACCATGTATCCATTTCTTGGCTATTAGAGGAACTTCGCCTTGAAAACAAGAAACAGGATGAG GCAATTGTCTCTTTGATGATTCAGAAGTTAAAGGGAGATGAAACTATTTTGCAGAACATAAGAAAGTCAGGCAAGGAAGATCTTTATGCTGAATTATTATACTTTCTCAGATTTGGTTCTCTCAG GAAGAATTGTTGTTATGATCAGAGCTTGTTTTCTGCGCATGGAGATTCCATATTGGAAGATTTGGTGATTGCTTTAGCAGACGGCGTGGCCAGTGTTTATTTGGAGCTTATTTCTGTTGATGGGAACTTGTCAAATGAAATGAGTGACCTGGGCATGATTATGTGTAATTTGTCAACTCGAGCACTTCAGAGATTGCGCAATGAG GTGTCTTTGAATCAATGGTTGTATCAAAACTTGGAGGCAGTGGTATCAATGTATGAGGATCGATTTGATCTATGCACTCTACAGTCCAAAGTCGCTAAGGAACCAAGTCAGAGTCAGACTGAAAATTCTGGTTGGTGGCAGAAGCTTACTCGAAGACAATCTGGAACACTACCGTCATTATCATATGTTGTCATAAGCCAGTTCTCTATGCCAGTAAAGCGGACCAGGGAATTAAGGGCTTTGACAGGGTG GCGATACTACTTCAGTCTATACCttgaattatttgatattaccATGCCGCTGATTAGAGCTGTCATTGAAAAAGTTAGCAGTGCGATCTCATTCTTTCTAGTTACCTTGATTGGGAGGTCATTAGGACTTATCTATACCGGAATCAGGCAGTCCTTGAGATGGAAGTGA
- the LOC8264969 gene encoding uncharacterized protein LOC8264969 isoform X7: MAEYTASTSCVKLHMWRSCVKEKGISLIQNSQTPKRKYSQGSCKVFHFPPRKTCSTGLSYMKASPYTRESYLRYRCLGSLVDPDGVTASDLVAISDQLLLVASIALTYMAGVIPNKSSNYTSLGNFLDDDMVRESVTMSSGSVKNNDNPVNSKYAWDAVKEKLLDSLDTLEHKNNLRSRFLEVEQHQAKRPLSLYAVSEGPKLRLLWASFKHLEDEVNNVLGDYEALTLDDWLNKFPDIIRKSCNHVSISWLLEELRLENKKQDEAIVSLMIQKLKGDETILQNIRKSGKEDLYAELLYFLRFGSLRKNCCYDQSLFSAHGDSILEDLVIALADGVASVYLELISVDGNLSNEMSDLGMIMCNLSTRALQRLRNEVSLNQWLYQNLEAVVSMYEDRFDLCTLQSKVAKEPSQSQTENSGWWQKLTRRQSGTLPSLSYVVISQFSMPVKRTRELRALTGWRYYFSLYLELFDITMPLIRAVIEKVSSAISFFLVTLIGRSLGLIYTGIRQSLRWK, encoded by the exons ATGGCAGAATATACAGCTTCAACATCATGTGTTAAGCTGCATATGTGGAGAAGCTGTGTCAAGGAGAAAGGCATTTCTTTGATCCAAAATTCACAGACACCAAAGAG GAAGTATTCCCAAGGAAGCTGCAAAGTTTTCCACTTCCCTCCTCGAAAAACATGCAGCACTGGACTTTCATATATGAAAGCAAGTCCCTATACCAGAGAATCTTACTTAAGGTATAGATGCTTGGGATCTTTGGTGGACCCTGATGGTGTGACGGCGTCTGATCTGGTTGCTATTAGTGACCAGTTACTTCTGGTGGCCAGCATAGCGCTTACATACATGGCAGGAGTCATTCCTAATAAGAGTTCTAATTACACTTCATTGGGGAATTTCTTGGATGACGATATGGTCCGTGAAAGTGTAACAATGTCTTCTGGTAG TGTTAAGAATAATGATAATCCTGTCAATTCAAAGTATGCTTGGGATGCAGTAAAGGAAAAACTTTTGGATTCTCTTGATACTCTAGAACACAAGAACAATCTGAGAAGCAGATTCCTCGAAGTTGAGCAACATCAGGCTAAGCGGCCACTAAGTTTGTATGCTGTATCTGAGGGTCCCAAGTTGCGATTACTTTGGGCTTCTTTTAAGCATCTTGAGGATGAG GTGAATAATGTTCTAGGTGATTATGAGGCTCTTACTTTGGATGATTGGTTAAATAAGTTTCCTGATATTATTCGGAAGTCCTGTAACCATGTATCCATTTCTTGGCTATTAGAGGAACTTCGCCTTGAAAACAAGAAACAGGATGAG GCAATTGTCTCTTTGATGATTCAGAAGTTAAAGGGAGATGAAACTATTTTGCAGAACATAAGAAAGTCAGGCAAGGAAGATCTTTATGCTGAATTATTATACTTTCTCAGATTTGGTTCTCTCAG GAAGAATTGTTGTTATGATCAGAGCTTGTTTTCTGCGCATGGAGATTCCATATTGGAAGATTTGGTGATTGCTTTAGCAGACGGCGTGGCCAGTGTTTATTTGGAGCTTATTTCTGTTGATGGGAACTTGTCAAATGAAATGAGTGACCTGGGCATGATTATGTGTAATTTGTCAACTCGAGCACTTCAGAGATTGCGCAATGAG GTGTCTTTGAATCAATGGTTGTATCAAAACTTGGAGGCAGTGGTATCAATGTATGAGGATCGATTTGATCTATGCACTCTACAGTCCAAAGTCGCTAAGGAACCAAGTCAGAGTCAGACTGAAAATTCTGGTTGGTGGCAGAAGCTTACTCGAAGACAATCTGGAACACTACCGTCATTATCATATGTTGTCATAAGCCAGTTCTCTATGCCAGTAAAGCGGACCAGGGAATTAAGGGCTTTGACAGGGTG GCGATACTACTTCAGTCTATACCttgaattatttgatattaccATGCCGCTGATTAGAGCTGTCATTGAAAAAGTTAGCAGTGCGATCTCATTCTTTCTAGTTACCTTGATTGGGAGGTCATTAGGACTTATCTATACCGGAATCAGGCAGTCCTTGAGATGGAAGTGA
- the LOC8264969 gene encoding uncharacterized protein LOC8264969 isoform X6, with product MAEYTASTSCVKLHMWRSCVKEKGISLIQNSQTPKSRKYSQGSCKVFHFPPRKTCSTGLSYMKASPYTRESYLRYRCLGSLVDPDGVTASDLVAISDQLLLVASIALTYMAGVIPNKSSNYTSLGNFLDDDMVRESVTMSSGSVKNNDNPVNSKYAWDAVKEKLLDSLDTLEHKNNLRSRFLEVEQHQAKRPLSLYAVSEGPKLRLLWASFKHLEDEVNNVLGDYEALTLDDWLNKFPDIIRKSCNHVSISWLLEELRLENKKQDEAIVSLMIQKLKGDETILQNIRKSGKEDLYAELLYFLRFGSLRKNCCYDQSLFSAHGDSILEDLVIALADGVASVYLELISVDGNLSNEMSDLGMIMCNLSTRALQRLRNEVSLNQWLYQNLEAVVSMYEDRFDLCTLQSKVAKEPSQSQTENSGWWQKLTRRQSGTLPSLSYVVISQFSMPVKRTRELRALTGWRYYFSLYLELFDITMPLIRAVIEKVSSAISFFLVTLIGRSLGLIYTGIRQSLRWK from the exons ATGGCAGAATATACAGCTTCAACATCATGTGTTAAGCTGCATATGTGGAGAAGCTGTGTCAAGGAGAAAGGCATTTCTTTGATCCAAAATTCACAGACACCAAAGAG CAGGAAGTATTCCCAAGGAAGCTGCAAAGTTTTCCACTTCCCTCCTCGAAAAACATGCAGCACTGGACTTTCATATATGAAAGCAAGTCCCTATACCAGAGAATCTTACTTAAGGTATAGATGCTTGGGATCTTTGGTGGACCCTGATGGTGTGACGGCGTCTGATCTGGTTGCTATTAGTGACCAGTTACTTCTGGTGGCCAGCATAGCGCTTACATACATGGCAGGAGTCATTCCTAATAAGAGTTCTAATTACACTTCATTGGGGAATTTCTTGGATGACGATATGGTCCGTGAAAGTGTAACAATGTCTTCTGGTAG TGTTAAGAATAATGATAATCCTGTCAATTCAAAGTATGCTTGGGATGCAGTAAAGGAAAAACTTTTGGATTCTCTTGATACTCTAGAACACAAGAACAATCTGAGAAGCAGATTCCTCGAAGTTGAGCAACATCAGGCTAAGCGGCCACTAAGTTTGTATGCTGTATCTGAGGGTCCCAAGTTGCGATTACTTTGGGCTTCTTTTAAGCATCTTGAGGATGAG GTGAATAATGTTCTAGGTGATTATGAGGCTCTTACTTTGGATGATTGGTTAAATAAGTTTCCTGATATTATTCGGAAGTCCTGTAACCATGTATCCATTTCTTGGCTATTAGAGGAACTTCGCCTTGAAAACAAGAAACAGGATGAG GCAATTGTCTCTTTGATGATTCAGAAGTTAAAGGGAGATGAAACTATTTTGCAGAACATAAGAAAGTCAGGCAAGGAAGATCTTTATGCTGAATTATTATACTTTCTCAGATTTGGTTCTCTCAG GAAGAATTGTTGTTATGATCAGAGCTTGTTTTCTGCGCATGGAGATTCCATATTGGAAGATTTGGTGATTGCTTTAGCAGACGGCGTGGCCAGTGTTTATTTGGAGCTTATTTCTGTTGATGGGAACTTGTCAAATGAAATGAGTGACCTGGGCATGATTATGTGTAATTTGTCAACTCGAGCACTTCAGAGATTGCGCAATGAG GTGTCTTTGAATCAATGGTTGTATCAAAACTTGGAGGCAGTGGTATCAATGTATGAGGATCGATTTGATCTATGCACTCTACAGTCCAAAGTCGCTAAGGAACCAAGTCAGAGTCAGACTGAAAATTCTGGTTGGTGGCAGAAGCTTACTCGAAGACAATCTGGAACACTACCGTCATTATCATATGTTGTCATAAGCCAGTTCTCTATGCCAGTAAAGCGGACCAGGGAATTAAGGGCTTTGACAGGGTG GCGATACTACTTCAGTCTATACCttgaattatttgatattaccATGCCGCTGATTAGAGCTGTCATTGAAAAAGTTAGCAGTGCGATCTCATTCTTTCTAGTTACCTTGATTGGGAGGTCATTAGGACTTATCTATACCGGAATCAGGCAGTCCTTGAGATGGAAGTGA
- the LOC8264969 gene encoding uncharacterized protein LOC8264969 isoform X2, producing MAEYTASTSCVKLHMWRSCVKEKGISLIQNSQTPKRKYSQGSCKVFHFPPRKTCSTGLSYMKASPYTRESYLRYRCLGSLVDPDGVTASDLVAISDQLLLVASIALTYMAGVIPNKSSNYTSLGNFLDDDMVRESVTMSSGIFLVSSVKNNDNPVNSKYAWDAVKEKLLDSLDTLEHKNNLRSRFLEVEQHQAKRPLSLYAVSEGPKLRLLWASFKHLEDEAGTVTVFFLFLFHLLVNNVLGDYEALTLDDWLNKFPDIIRKSCNHVSISWLLEELRLENKKQDEAIVSLMIQKLKGDETILQNIRKSGKEDLYAELLYFLRFGSLRKNCCYDQSLFSAHGDSILEDLVIALADGVASVYLELISVDGNLSNEMSDLGMIMCNLSTRALQRLRNEVSLNQWLYQNLEAVVSMYEDRFDLCTLQSKVAKEPSQSQTENSGWWQKLTRRQSGTLPSLSYVVISQFSMPVKRTRELRALTGWRYYFSLYLELFDITMPLIRAVIEKVSSAISFFLVTLIGRSLGLIYTGIRQSLRWK from the exons ATGGCAGAATATACAGCTTCAACATCATGTGTTAAGCTGCATATGTGGAGAAGCTGTGTCAAGGAGAAAGGCATTTCTTTGATCCAAAATTCACAGACACCAAAGAG GAAGTATTCCCAAGGAAGCTGCAAAGTTTTCCACTTCCCTCCTCGAAAAACATGCAGCACTGGACTTTCATATATGAAAGCAAGTCCCTATACCAGAGAATCTTACTTAAGGTATAGATGCTTGGGATCTTTGGTGGACCCTGATGGTGTGACGGCGTCTGATCTGGTTGCTATTAGTGACCAGTTACTTCTGGTGGCCAGCATAGCGCTTACATACATGGCAGGAGTCATTCCTAATAAGAGTTCTAATTACACTTCATTGGGGAATTTCTTGGATGACGATATGGTCCGTGAAAGTGTAACAATGTCTTCTG GTATTTTTCTCGTTTCCAGTGTTAAGAATAATGATAATCCTGTCAATTCAAAGTATGCTTGGGATGCAGTAAAGGAAAAACTTTTGGATTCTCTTGATACTCTAGAACACAAGAACAATCTGAGAAGCAGATTCCTCGAAGTTGAGCAACATCAGGCTAAGCGGCCACTAAGTTTGTATGCTGTATCTGAGGGTCCCAAGTTGCGATTACTTTGGGCTTCTTTTAAGCATCTTGAGGATGAGGCAGGCACTGTCactgttttctttctttttctttttcatttactG GTGAATAATGTTCTAGGTGATTATGAGGCTCTTACTTTGGATGATTGGTTAAATAAGTTTCCTGATATTATTCGGAAGTCCTGTAACCATGTATCCATTTCTTGGCTATTAGAGGAACTTCGCCTTGAAAACAAGAAACAGGATGAG GCAATTGTCTCTTTGATGATTCAGAAGTTAAAGGGAGATGAAACTATTTTGCAGAACATAAGAAAGTCAGGCAAGGAAGATCTTTATGCTGAATTATTATACTTTCTCAGATTTGGTTCTCTCAG GAAGAATTGTTGTTATGATCAGAGCTTGTTTTCTGCGCATGGAGATTCCATATTGGAAGATTTGGTGATTGCTTTAGCAGACGGCGTGGCCAGTGTTTATTTGGAGCTTATTTCTGTTGATGGGAACTTGTCAAATGAAATGAGTGACCTGGGCATGATTATGTGTAATTTGTCAACTCGAGCACTTCAGAGATTGCGCAATGAG GTGTCTTTGAATCAATGGTTGTATCAAAACTTGGAGGCAGTGGTATCAATGTATGAGGATCGATTTGATCTATGCACTCTACAGTCCAAAGTCGCTAAGGAACCAAGTCAGAGTCAGACTGAAAATTCTGGTTGGTGGCAGAAGCTTACTCGAAGACAATCTGGAACACTACCGTCATTATCATATGTTGTCATAAGCCAGTTCTCTATGCCAGTAAAGCGGACCAGGGAATTAAGGGCTTTGACAGGGTG GCGATACTACTTCAGTCTATACCttgaattatttgatattaccATGCCGCTGATTAGAGCTGTCATTGAAAAAGTTAGCAGTGCGATCTCATTCTTTCTAGTTACCTTGATTGGGAGGTCATTAGGACTTATCTATACCGGAATCAGGCAGTCCTTGAGATGGAAGTGA
- the LOC8264969 gene encoding uncharacterized protein LOC8264969 isoform X5 — MAEYTASTSCVKLHMWRSCVKEKGISLIQNSQTPKSRKYSQGSCKVFHFPPRKTCSTGLSYMKASPYTRESYLRYRCLGSLVDPDGVTASDLVAISDQLLLVASIALTYMAGVIPNKSSNYTSLGNFLDDDMVRESVTMSSGIFLVSSVKNNDNPVNSKYAWDAVKEKLLDSLDTLEHKNNLRSRFLEVEQHQAKRPLSLYAVSEGPKLRLLWASFKHLEDEVNNVLGDYEALTLDDWLNKFPDIIRKSCNHVSISWLLEELRLENKKQDEAIVSLMIQKLKGDETILQNIRKSGKEDLYAELLYFLRFGSLRKNCCYDQSLFSAHGDSILEDLVIALADGVASVYLELISVDGNLSNEMSDLGMIMCNLSTRALQRLRNEVSLNQWLYQNLEAVVSMYEDRFDLCTLQSKVAKEPSQSQTENSGWWQKLTRRQSGTLPSLSYVVISQFSMPVKRTRELRALTGWRYYFSLYLELFDITMPLIRAVIEKVSSAISFFLVTLIGRSLGLIYTGIRQSLRWK, encoded by the exons ATGGCAGAATATACAGCTTCAACATCATGTGTTAAGCTGCATATGTGGAGAAGCTGTGTCAAGGAGAAAGGCATTTCTTTGATCCAAAATTCACAGACACCAAAGAG CAGGAAGTATTCCCAAGGAAGCTGCAAAGTTTTCCACTTCCCTCCTCGAAAAACATGCAGCACTGGACTTTCATATATGAAAGCAAGTCCCTATACCAGAGAATCTTACTTAAGGTATAGATGCTTGGGATCTTTGGTGGACCCTGATGGTGTGACGGCGTCTGATCTGGTTGCTATTAGTGACCAGTTACTTCTGGTGGCCAGCATAGCGCTTACATACATGGCAGGAGTCATTCCTAATAAGAGTTCTAATTACACTTCATTGGGGAATTTCTTGGATGACGATATGGTCCGTGAAAGTGTAACAATGTCTTCTG GTATTTTTCTCGTTTCCAGTGTTAAGAATAATGATAATCCTGTCAATTCAAAGTATGCTTGGGATGCAGTAAAGGAAAAACTTTTGGATTCTCTTGATACTCTAGAACACAAGAACAATCTGAGAAGCAGATTCCTCGAAGTTGAGCAACATCAGGCTAAGCGGCCACTAAGTTTGTATGCTGTATCTGAGGGTCCCAAGTTGCGATTACTTTGGGCTTCTTTTAAGCATCTTGAGGATGAG GTGAATAATGTTCTAGGTGATTATGAGGCTCTTACTTTGGATGATTGGTTAAATAAGTTTCCTGATATTATTCGGAAGTCCTGTAACCATGTATCCATTTCTTGGCTATTAGAGGAACTTCGCCTTGAAAACAAGAAACAGGATGAG GCAATTGTCTCTTTGATGATTCAGAAGTTAAAGGGAGATGAAACTATTTTGCAGAACATAAGAAAGTCAGGCAAGGAAGATCTTTATGCTGAATTATTATACTTTCTCAGATTTGGTTCTCTCAG GAAGAATTGTTGTTATGATCAGAGCTTGTTTTCTGCGCATGGAGATTCCATATTGGAAGATTTGGTGATTGCTTTAGCAGACGGCGTGGCCAGTGTTTATTTGGAGCTTATTTCTGTTGATGGGAACTTGTCAAATGAAATGAGTGACCTGGGCATGATTATGTGTAATTTGTCAACTCGAGCACTTCAGAGATTGCGCAATGAG GTGTCTTTGAATCAATGGTTGTATCAAAACTTGGAGGCAGTGGTATCAATGTATGAGGATCGATTTGATCTATGCACTCTACAGTCCAAAGTCGCTAAGGAACCAAGTCAGAGTCAGACTGAAAATTCTGGTTGGTGGCAGAAGCTTACTCGAAGACAATCTGGAACACTACCGTCATTATCATATGTTGTCATAAGCCAGTTCTCTATGCCAGTAAAGCGGACCAGGGAATTAAGGGCTTTGACAGGGTG GCGATACTACTTCAGTCTATACCttgaattatttgatattaccATGCCGCTGATTAGAGCTGTCATTGAAAAAGTTAGCAGTGCGATCTCATTCTTTCTAGTTACCTTGATTGGGAGGTCATTAGGACTTATCTATACCGGAATCAGGCAGTCCTTGAGATGGAAGTGA